The DNA window AACCTGTTAAGGATCTTAAAACTGGAAAAGTATCCATAACCTCACAAAATCATGGATTTACCTTAGACCCAAATTCATGCAAGGATATTCCAATCAACATTACCCAAATAAATCTTAACGACCACACACCTGAAGGATTAGAGCATGAAGAACTGCCAATAGTCAGTGTTCAGTACCATCCAGAGGCAGGTCCAGGTCCGCATGATTCTGATAGTTACTTCGACAGGTTCCTTGAAACCCTGAAGAATTACTAGAACAATGAAAGTTAAGTACTGAAAAATACAATTTTAGATGAATCTCATAAAATTATTTACTAAATAAATGGATGAATTAATAGATCATTATGAATTAAAGGTAGGATTGTAAATGCCAAGGGACAAAGAAATAAAAAAAGTTCTCATCATTGGTTCAGGACCCATCCAAATAGGTCAGGCTGCTGAATTTGACTATTCAGGTTCTCAAGCATGTAAATCTCTCATGGATGAGGGTATCGAAACAGTTCTTGTAAACAGTAACCCTGCAACCATACAAACAGACGTTGATATGGCAGATACTGTCTATGTAGAACCATTGACACCAGAAATAGTTGCCAAAATCATAGAAAAAGAAAAACCAGACGCCATATTACCCACTATGGGTGGACAGACCGGGCTGAACATTGCAACAGGGCTAGAAAAGATAGGAGCCCTTAAAGATGTTGAAGTAATAGGATCATCTGTTCAGACCATTAGAAATGTTGAGGACAGGGAACTCTTCGGTAAATTCATGCTAGAACTGAATGAACCAATACCGCACTGTAGAGCCGTGACAACATTGGATGAGGCAATAGACGCTGTTACTGAAATTGGATATCCTGTGATTGTGAGACCCGCCTTCACTCTTGGAGGTACAGGGGGCGGTGTAGCCCATAATCAAAAGGAACTGGTGGATATTGCCACAAGAGGACTGGATATGAGTTTCATAAACCAGGTTCTCATTGATGAGTCTGTAATTGGATGGAAAGAATTTGAGTATGAGGTTGTTAGGGACAAAAACGATACATGTATCATTGTATGTAACATGGAAAACCTCGACCCCATGGGAATTCACACTGGAGAAAGTGTGGTTGTTGCACCTTCCCAAACCCTTTCAGATGTGGACAACCAGAGACTCAGAAATGCATCCATCAAGATCATAAGGGCTCTGCAAATTCAGGGAGGATGTAACATCCAGTTTGCATTCAACGCCGAAACTGGTGCTTATAAGGTTATAGAAGTGAATCCTAGGGTTAGTCGAAGTAGTGCCCTTGCATCTAAGGCTACTGGTTATCCTATTGCCAAGATATCATCTAAGATCGCTGTTGGTATGACTCTTGATGAAATTCAAAACGATATTACCAAGGAAACACCGGCATCATTTGAACCATCCCTTGACTACGTTGTTGCCAAAATTCCAAGATGGCCCTTCGACAAGTTCAAGGCCATTAAAAGGGAAATTGGTGTGCAGATGCAGTCCACAGGGGAAGTTATGTCCATTGGAAGAACCATTGAAGAATCTCTTCACAAGGCCATAAGATCCCTTGACATAGGTAAATTTGGATTTGAAGATGTTCCATACACCGATGAACTTTTAAAGTATCCCACAGATGAGAGGTTGTTCCATCTTTACACAGCACTCAAGGATGGTAGAGATATTGATGAAATATACGAACTTACTAGAGTTGACAGATTCTTTTTATACAAAATTCAAAGCATAATTGACCATGAAAACTATCTGAGGAATTTAAGCCCTGAAGAAGTGCTCGACCCAGAAGTTTTATACAAAGCCAAGAAAATGGGATTCTCTGATAAAATCTTGTCCAACATAACATCAATCCCTGAAAAATCAATAAGGGATTTAAGAAGGGAGAAGGGAATTGTTCCAACCTATAAAATGGTTGATACATGTGCTGCAGAATTTGAAGCTAAAACCCCATATTACTACGGTACCTACGAAGGTGAAGACGAAGTAACTGTATCCCATGATAAGAAGAAGGTTGTTATTATTGGTGCAGGACCAATTCGAATTGGACAAGGAATTGAATTTGATTACTGCTGTGTTCATGCATCATTGGCTCTTAAAGATGAAGGAATAGAGACCATTATCATAAATAACAACCCTGAAACAGTGAGTACAGATTACGATATATCTAACAAACTTTACTTCGAACCTTTAACACTCGAAGACGTCATGAGCATCATGGACAAGGAAGAACCTGACGGAGTCGTAGTACAGTTTGGAGGACAAACATCCATAAATCTTGCAGTACCCCTTGCAGAGGAAGGTATTCAAATCCTTGGAACTGCACATGAAAGTATTGACAGGGTAGAGGATCGTGAACGTTTCACAGAAGTACTGAATCTTCTTGAAATTCCCCAGGCAGACTACGGAATTGCGTACTCATTCGAAGATTCAAAGTTGGTTGCAGATAAAATTGGATACCCAGTACTTGTTAGACCCTCCTATGTTCTAGGTGGAAGGGCCATGGAAATTGTCTACGACGCCAATGAACTTAAAAGGTACATGAAGGAAGCAGTTAAGATATCACCAGAACATCCAATTCTAGTTGACAAATTCCTTGAAGATGCCATAGAAATAGATGTGGACGCCCTTTCAGATGGAGAAGACGTTTTCATAGGCGGAATAATGGAACACATCGAAGAAGCAGGAGTGCATTCAGGAGATTCTGCATGTGTTATACCTCCACAAAGCATATCTAAAGAAGTTTTAGATACCATGAAGGAGTACACAACCAGACTCGCCCTGGAACTGGAAGTTGTGGGTCTCATGAACATCCAGTACGCTGTGAAGGATGAAAAGGTTTACATACTCGAAGCCAACCCAAGAGCCAGCAGAACTGTTCCATTTGTAAGTAAAGCAGTTGGAGTTCCACTGGCTAAAATTGCAGCCATGTTAATGGTGGGGTACAAACTCAAAGACCTTGGATTGAAGGATGAAATTGTGGTAAACCATGTGTCTGTCAAGGAATCCATATTCCCATTCATAAAACTGCCAGCAGCAGACTCTGTACTCGGTCCAGAAATGAAATCAACAGGAGAAAGCATGGGTATAGATGAAAACTTCGGTGTATCCTACTACAAGGCCCAACTCTCTGCAGGTATGGAACTTCCTAAAAAGGGTAAACTATTCATAAGTGTGAGGGACTCTGATAAGAACAGCATTCAAGACATTGTTGAAAAGGCAGAGAATCTTGGATTCGAACTGGTAGCTACAAATGGAACTGCACAAGCAGTAGAAAGCTACGTGAACATCGATACCATACGCAAGGTGAGCCAGGGATCTCCCAACATAAGGGATGCAGTTGTAAATGGTGAAATAGATCTCATAGTCAACACCCCCTCTGGAAAACAATCTGCAGATGATGGATATTATATCCGAAGAATGGCAATTGAAATGGGAATACCATATGTAACAACACTTGCAGGTGCACGTGCAGTGTTAAACGCAATTGAACATGTTAAAGAAGGAGAGATCGGTATTAAATCTCTTAATGAATACCATTCCAGTTAAACCACTCCTTTTTTCCATAAATTTTTCTTTTTCTATTCTACAAAAAAAATATATTTTAAGAAGTTCATGGGTTTTTAATTAATTTTTGCCAACACTCAAATACTACAATAAAAATAATTTATTCTGATGATCACCATTAAAAATGCCAAGGTCCTCTGTCGCGAAGCCATGGAACTTCAAAAATTGAACATCATCATTCAGGATAATGAAATTGTTGAGTTAACTCCCAGGGGTTCCAAGGGAAGGGTGGTTGATGGACAAAACTGTGTTGCTGCCCCCTCACTAATAAATTCACATGTTCATATTGGAGATTCTGTAGCCAAGGATGTTGGTGATGGAGAACCAATTGAGAAAATTGTGAAACCACCAAATGGAATTAAACATCGCATACTGGGCGAAACATCTTCAAAAGAAATGATGAATTCCATGAGAAACTCCATGGAAGAAATGCTTCAAACAGGCACAACTACCTTCGTTGATTTTCGAGAAGGTGGTGTTGAAGGCATTGAAATTCTGGAGGAGGCATCTAAAAATATTCCCATAAGAAAAATTGTCTTGGGAAGGCATGCCTCATTTCAAGAATCTGATGATCTAACTCAGATTAAGATGGCAGCCAAGGAAATCTTAAATCACTGCGATGGCATTGGTTTAAGTGGTTTTGGTGAAATTAAAGATGATGTAGCCAGGCTCATTGTGGAAACCTGTGATGAAGTTGGTAAGCTGTCAGCCATACACGTGGCAGAGTATTTGAAGTTACAAAGTGAATCACTTAATGTACATGGAAAAACCGAAATTCAAAGGGCTGTAGATGCAGGTTTCAACCTATTGATCCACATGACTGAACCTGTTGACCACGACCTTGAAACTGTTGGTAGGTCAAATGCCACAGTTGTTTCCTGTCCAAGATCCAATGGTGCTCTTTCAGTGGGAATTCCTCCAATAAAAGCCATGCTAGACAATGGCGTGAATGTGGCCCTCGGCACTGATAACTTGATGTTCAACTCCCCAAACATGTTTTCTGAAATGGAGTATGCATTGAAGGTTACCAGGGGTATTTACAAAACCCATTTAGATCCGCTTGAAATTTTTAAGATGGCAACAGTTAACCCTGCCAAAGCTCTAGGACTCGAAGCAGGAGTCATAGAAGAAGGTAAAATTGCAGATATAATGTTAATTAAAGGCGTGTCCGGAGATCCTATCTTATCAATCATAAACAGGACAAGATCTAAAGGTATTAACACTTTGATCAAGGATGGTTCAGTAGTACTTGGTGCTTGAACAAATTGGACTCAAGCTCTTCCCAACTATTTTGGGTTTTAAACCATTAAATAACTTGATAAACTTAATAATAAATATAATTCTAATTTCAATTTAAAGAAAATCTTTACAATCAATTAAGACACGATGATACCATGTTAGATATTAAACTTTTCAGGGAAAATCCTGATTTAATTCTTGAATCAGAAAAAAAACGTTTCAGAACTACTGAAAATGTTGAAAAAGTAATTGAATTCGATCTCAAATGGAGAAACGGTTTAAAAAAGCTCAACGAACTTCGTGCAGAGCGAAACAAGTTATCCAAGTCATTTAACGAAGCAAG is part of the Methanobacterium lacus genome and encodes:
- the carB gene encoding carbamoyl-phosphate synthase large subunit — translated: MPRDKEIKKVLIIGSGPIQIGQAAEFDYSGSQACKSLMDEGIETVLVNSNPATIQTDVDMADTVYVEPLTPEIVAKIIEKEKPDAILPTMGGQTGLNIATGLEKIGALKDVEVIGSSVQTIRNVEDRELFGKFMLELNEPIPHCRAVTTLDEAIDAVTEIGYPVIVRPAFTLGGTGGGVAHNQKELVDIATRGLDMSFINQVLIDESVIGWKEFEYEVVRDKNDTCIIVCNMENLDPMGIHTGESVVVAPSQTLSDVDNQRLRNASIKIIRALQIQGGCNIQFAFNAETGAYKVIEVNPRVSRSSALASKATGYPIAKISSKIAVGMTLDEIQNDITKETPASFEPSLDYVVAKIPRWPFDKFKAIKREIGVQMQSTGEVMSIGRTIEESLHKAIRSLDIGKFGFEDVPYTDELLKYPTDERLFHLYTALKDGRDIDEIYELTRVDRFFLYKIQSIIDHENYLRNLSPEEVLDPEVLYKAKKMGFSDKILSNITSIPEKSIRDLRREKGIVPTYKMVDTCAAEFEAKTPYYYGTYEGEDEVTVSHDKKKVVIIGAGPIRIGQGIEFDYCCVHASLALKDEGIETIIINNNPETVSTDYDISNKLYFEPLTLEDVMSIMDKEEPDGVVVQFGGQTSINLAVPLAEEGIQILGTAHESIDRVEDRERFTEVLNLLEIPQADYGIAYSFEDSKLVADKIGYPVLVRPSYVLGGRAMEIVYDANELKRYMKEAVKISPEHPILVDKFLEDAIEIDVDALSDGEDVFIGGIMEHIEEAGVHSGDSACVIPPQSISKEVLDTMKEYTTRLALELEVVGLMNIQYAVKDEKVYILEANPRASRTVPFVSKAVGVPLAKIAAMLMVGYKLKDLGLKDEIVVNHVSVKESIFPFIKLPAADSVLGPEMKSTGESMGIDENFGVSYYKAQLSAGMELPKKGKLFISVRDSDKNSIQDIVEKAENLGFELVATNGTAQAVESYVNIDTIRKVSQGSPNIRDAVVNGEIDLIVNTPSGKQSADDGYYIRRMAIEMGIPYVTTLAGARAVLNAIEHVKEGEIGIKSLNEYHSS
- a CDS encoding amidohydrolase family protein, whose product is MITIKNAKVLCREAMELQKLNIIIQDNEIVELTPRGSKGRVVDGQNCVAAPSLINSHVHIGDSVAKDVGDGEPIEKIVKPPNGIKHRILGETSSKEMMNSMRNSMEEMLQTGTTTFVDFREGGVEGIEILEEASKNIPIRKIVLGRHASFQESDDLTQIKMAAKEILNHCDGIGLSGFGEIKDDVARLIVETCDEVGKLSAIHVAEYLKLQSESLNVHGKTEIQRAVDAGFNLLIHMTEPVDHDLETVGRSNATVVSCPRSNGALSVGIPPIKAMLDNGVNVALGTDNLMFNSPNMFSEMEYALKVTRGIYKTHLDPLEIFKMATVNPAKALGLEAGVIEEGKIADIMLIKGVSGDPILSIINRTRSKGINTLIKDGSVVLGA